One genomic region from Jiangella sp. DSM 45060 encodes:
- a CDS encoding MarR family winged helix-turn-helix transcriptional regulator: MTDYLDGADRIQAAWRRELPGVPVDSIGVITRLWRAGQLLADDRRRTLERLGIDNPTLDLLSTLRRSGAPYRLTPGQIAARSFVTAGAVSQRIARAEAAGLVRRERSAADGRSAVVVLTDEGRALNERVVADLLRHEETLLDGLDDAQRAALAELLKTLLDDLTRRFGAEDRPPRDGGDQLP, encoded by the coding sequence ATGACAGATTACCTCGACGGCGCCGACCGCATCCAAGCCGCGTGGCGGCGCGAGCTGCCGGGCGTCCCGGTCGACTCCATCGGCGTCATCACGCGGCTCTGGCGGGCGGGGCAGCTGCTCGCCGACGACCGCCGCCGCACGCTCGAGCGCCTGGGCATCGACAACCCGACGCTCGACCTGCTCAGCACGTTGCGCCGCAGCGGCGCGCCGTACCGGCTGACGCCGGGGCAGATCGCCGCGCGCAGCTTCGTCACCGCCGGCGCCGTGTCGCAGCGCATCGCCCGGGCCGAGGCGGCCGGGCTGGTGCGGCGCGAGCGGTCGGCGGCGGACGGGCGCTCGGCGGTCGTCGTCCTCACCGACGAGGGGCGAGCGCTGAACGAGCGGGTCGTCGCCGACCTGCTGCGGCACGAGGAGACTCTGCTCGACGGCCTCGACGACGCTCAGCGCGCGGCGCTGGCGGAACTGCTCAAGACGCTGCTGGACGATCTGACCCGCCGGTTCGGCGCGGAGGACCGTCCGCCGCGCGACGGAGGCGACCAGCTACCGTAG
- a CDS encoding M55 family metallopeptidase codes for MKVLISADMEGATGVTWPADVEPGTEQWQRCRAMFTSDVNGAIAGLFDGGADEVLVNEAHATMRNLLLEQLDERATMITGRHKALTMVEGIQGGDVDGVVFLGYHAGAGAEGVLAHTYLPNSITGVWVDGDPASEGRLNALVAAEYGTPVILVTGDDRACADALTYAPRARTAAVKDYVSRYAARCRPPARTFEDIRAEAKAAAGLAVRHEPATDRGPYTVEIEVDATQLADFAGMVPTVERVAERRVRYTAATAHDMIRCFKAVTTLISNGIEKNYG; via the coding sequence ATGAAGGTGCTGATCTCGGCGGACATGGAGGGGGCCACCGGCGTCACCTGGCCCGCGGACGTCGAGCCGGGGACGGAGCAGTGGCAGCGCTGCCGGGCCATGTTCACGTCCGACGTCAACGGCGCCATCGCGGGCCTGTTCGACGGCGGCGCCGACGAGGTGCTGGTCAACGAGGCGCACGCGACCATGCGCAACCTGCTGCTCGAGCAGCTCGACGAGCGCGCCACCATGATCACCGGCCGGCACAAGGCGCTGACCATGGTCGAGGGCATCCAGGGCGGCGACGTCGACGGCGTCGTCTTCCTCGGCTACCACGCGGGCGCCGGCGCCGAGGGTGTCCTCGCGCACACCTACCTGCCCAACTCCATCACCGGGGTCTGGGTCGACGGCGACCCCGCCAGCGAGGGCCGGCTGAACGCGCTGGTCGCGGCCGAGTACGGCACACCGGTCATCCTGGTCACCGGTGACGACCGCGCCTGCGCCGACGCACTCACATACGCGCCGCGGGCCCGCACCGCCGCCGTCAAGGACTACGTGTCGCGCTACGCGGCCCGCTGCCGCCCGCCGGCGCGCACGTTCGAGGACATCCGCGCCGAGGCGAAGGCGGCCGCGGGGCTCGCCGTCCGGCACGAACCGGCCACGGACCGCGGGCCGTACACCGTCGAGATCGAGGTCGACGCCACGCAGCTGGCCGACTTCGCCGGTATGGTCCCGACGGTGGAACGCGTCGCCGAGCGCCGGGTGCGCTACACCGCCGCCACCGCGCACGACATGATCCGCTGCTTCAAGGCGGTCACGACGCTCATCTCCAACGGCATCGAGAAGAACTATGGCTGA
- a CDS encoding M20/M25/M40 family metallo-hydrolase: MADPDVLTLAADLIRIDTTNPGDGTGRERPAAEYVAEKLGEAGIDATLIESAPNRANVVARIEGSDPGRDPILVHGHLDVVPAEAADWSVHPFSGEVRDGMLWGRGAIDMKGMDAMMLAVARAWAREGRRPARDVVLAFTADEEASAAHGSTWLVTKHADLFEGVTEGISESGGYTFHAGGKRLYPVAAGERGTAWLRLTARGRAGHGSRVNEDNAVASLAGAVHRLAEYEWPVRLTPTVRASLESIGAALGVPVDLSDVAGTIARFGEARQLVEAVLRNSTNPTVLSAGYKVNVIPETATALVDGRVVPDARDEFEATVTSLTGPDVSWEYEHAEIALSADPASPTFAAMAAALLAEDPGAHVVPVCMAGGTDAKQFSRLGITGYGFSPLRLPPDLDYSALFHGVDERVPVDALEFGVRVLDRFLTT; this comes from the coding sequence ATGGCTGACCCCGACGTCCTGACCCTCGCCGCCGACCTCATCCGCATCGACACCACCAACCCGGGCGACGGCACCGGCCGTGAGCGGCCCGCCGCCGAGTACGTCGCCGAGAAGCTGGGCGAGGCGGGCATCGATGCCACGCTGATCGAGTCGGCGCCCAACCGCGCCAACGTCGTCGCCCGCATCGAGGGCAGCGACCCCGGCCGCGACCCGATCCTCGTCCACGGTCACCTCGACGTCGTGCCGGCCGAGGCCGCCGACTGGTCCGTGCACCCGTTCTCCGGCGAGGTCCGCGACGGCATGCTGTGGGGCCGCGGCGCCATCGACATGAAGGGCATGGACGCGATGATGCTCGCCGTCGCGCGGGCTTGGGCGCGCGAGGGCCGCCGGCCGGCCCGCGACGTCGTCCTCGCGTTCACCGCCGACGAGGAGGCCAGCGCCGCGCACGGCTCGACCTGGCTGGTCACCAAGCACGCCGACCTGTTCGAGGGCGTCACCGAGGGCATCAGCGAGTCCGGCGGCTACACCTTCCATGCCGGGGGCAAGCGCCTGTACCCCGTCGCGGCCGGCGAGCGGGGCACCGCCTGGCTGCGGCTGACGGCGCGCGGCCGGGCCGGGCACGGGTCGCGCGTCAACGAGGACAACGCGGTGGCCTCGCTGGCCGGAGCGGTGCACCGGCTGGCCGAGTACGAGTGGCCGGTGCGGCTGACGCCGACGGTGCGCGCGTCGCTGGAGTCGATCGGGGCCGCCCTCGGCGTGCCGGTCGACCTCTCCGACGTCGCCGGCACGATCGCGCGGTTCGGCGAGGCGCGCCAGCTGGTCGAGGCCGTCCTGCGCAACAGCACCAACCCGACGGTGCTGAGCGCCGGCTACAAGGTGAACGTCATCCCCGAGACCGCGACGGCGCTGGTCGACGGGCGCGTCGTGCCCGACGCCCGCGACGAGTTCGAGGCCACCGTCACGTCGCTGACCGGACCCGACGTGAGCTGGGAGTACGAGCACGCCGAGATCGCGCTCTCCGCCGACCCCGCGTCGCCGACGTTCGCCGCCATGGCCGCCGCGCTGCTGGCCGAGGACCCGGGCGCGCACGTCGTCCCCGTCTGCATGGCCGGCGGCACCGACGCGAAGCAGTTCTCCCGGCTCGGCATCACCGGCTACGGCTTCTCGCCGCTTCGGCTGCCGCCCGACCTCGACTACTCGGCCCTGTTCCACGGCGTCGACGAGCGCGTGCCCGTCGACGCGTTGGAGTTCGGCGTCCGGGTACTGGACCGGTTCCTGACCACCTGA
- a CDS encoding LpqB family beta-propeller domain-containing protein, with the protein MPETAPYGSWPSPVTAEIVAENDGRPGWVSHAGGALWWTRPQPAEGGRVALLRLPQGGDEPEVVLPVPWNVRTRVHEYGGLAYVALGDGSVVFAEYSDQRLYRFVPGSGDDPVPLTPEPSIPSGLRYAEPVQSPSGTEVWCVREEHTGPEPSDLRRALVAVPLDGSGDVRVLVEDTRFLACPRPSPDGGRLAWIGWDHPNMPWDGTVVRVAPVAADGSVGAPVTVAGGESESIPQIEWETPDALIAATDRTGWWNLHRVRVDVEGAEPEQLCDRAEEFAGPLWQLGLRWFVPLGEGEVAVIRGRASARLNLLVTTTGLLYDPLEDAHSEWAPTLAVSGRTVYGVAASPVAPYEVVQASVGAVSAVVPSTLSVPVTSLPLPQTRTFAGPGGRDVHAIVYPPSGLRFGGVGAEKPPYVVFVHGGPTGREPMVHDLEVAYFTSRGLGVVDVNYGGSTGFGRDYRERLRQQWGIVDVEDCVAAAKALVDEGFADGSRLAIRGGSAGGWTAAAALAFTDVFACATIMYPVLDLVAFRTGETHDFESQYLEGLVGPWPETEERYRERSPINVPEKFTVPFLLLQGLEDEVCPPGPTARFAERVAELGVEHEYITFEGEQHGFRRKETIVTALEKELALYARVFGFTAS; encoded by the coding sequence GTGCCCGAGACCGCACCGTACGGGAGCTGGCCGTCGCCGGTGACCGCCGAGATCGTCGCCGAGAACGACGGCCGGCCCGGCTGGGTGAGCCACGCCGGCGGCGCGCTGTGGTGGACGCGGCCGCAGCCGGCGGAGGGCGGGCGGGTCGCGCTGCTGCGGCTGCCGCAGGGCGGGGACGAGCCCGAGGTGGTGCTGCCGGTGCCGTGGAACGTGCGCACCCGCGTGCACGAGTACGGCGGGCTGGCGTACGTGGCGCTCGGCGACGGCTCCGTCGTGTTCGCCGAGTACTCCGACCAGCGGCTGTACCGGTTCGTCCCGGGTTCCGGCGACGACCCCGTGCCGCTGACGCCGGAGCCGTCCATCCCGTCCGGGCTGCGCTACGCCGAGCCGGTGCAGTCGCCGTCGGGGACCGAGGTGTGGTGCGTGCGCGAGGAGCACACCGGGCCGGAGCCGTCGGACCTGCGGCGGGCGCTGGTAGCGGTGCCGCTGGACGGGTCCGGCGACGTGCGGGTGCTGGTCGAGGACACCCGGTTCCTCGCCTGCCCGCGTCCGTCGCCCGACGGCGGGCGGCTGGCGTGGATCGGCTGGGACCACCCGAACATGCCGTGGGACGGCACCGTCGTGCGGGTCGCGCCGGTGGCTGCAGACGGGTCCGTGGGCGCGCCCGTGACCGTCGCCGGCGGCGAATCTGAGTCGATCCCGCAGATCGAGTGGGAGACCCCCGACGCGCTGATCGCCGCGACCGACCGGACCGGCTGGTGGAACCTGCACCGCGTCCGGGTCGACGTCGAGGGCGCCGAGCCCGAGCAGTTGTGCGATCGGGCCGAGGAGTTCGCCGGGCCGCTGTGGCAGCTGGGGCTGCGCTGGTTCGTGCCGCTCGGCGAGGGCGAGGTCGCGGTGATCCGCGGCCGGGCGTCGGCGCGGCTGAACCTGCTCGTCACCACGACCGGCCTGCTCTACGACCCGCTCGAGGACGCGCACAGCGAGTGGGCGCCGACGCTCGCGGTCTCCGGGCGCACCGTCTACGGCGTGGCGGCCTCGCCGGTGGCGCCGTACGAGGTGGTGCAGGCGTCCGTCGGCGCGGTGTCGGCGGTGGTGCCGTCGACGCTGTCCGTGCCGGTGACGTCGCTGCCACTGCCGCAGACGCGGACGTTCGCCGGGCCGGGCGGACGCGACGTCCACGCCATCGTGTACCCGCCGTCGGGGTTGCGGTTCGGCGGCGTCGGCGCGGAGAAGCCGCCGTACGTCGTGTTCGTGCACGGCGGGCCGACCGGCCGGGAGCCGATGGTGCACGACCTCGAGGTCGCCTACTTCACCAGCCGCGGCCTGGGCGTCGTCGACGTCAACTACGGCGGGTCGACCGGGTTCGGCCGCGACTACCGCGAGCGGCTGCGCCAGCAGTGGGGCATCGTCGACGTCGAGGACTGCGTGGCGGCGGCGAAGGCGCTGGTCGACGAGGGTTTCGCGGACGGCTCACGGCTGGCGATCAGGGGCGGGTCGGCCGGCGGCTGGACCGCGGCGGCCGCGCTGGCGTTCACCGACGTGTTCGCCTGCGCGACCATCATGTACCCGGTGCTGGATCTGGTGGCGTTCCGCACCGGCGAGACGCACGATTTCGAGTCGCAGTACCTGGAGGGCCTGGTCGGGCCGTGGCCGGAGACGGAGGAGCGGTACCGCGAGCGGTCGCCGATCAACGTCCCGGAGAAGTTCACCGTCCCGTTCCTGCTGCTCCAAGGGCTGGAGGACGAGGTCTGCCCGCCCGGTCCCACGGCGCGGTTCGCGGAGCGGGTGGCGGAGCTCGGGGTGGAGCACGAGTACATCACCTTCGAGGGGGAACAACACGGCTTCCGACGCAAGGAGACGATCGTGACCGCACTGGAGAAGGAACTCGCGCTGTACGCCAGGGTCTTCGGGTTCACGGCCTCGTGA
- a CDS encoding LD-carboxypeptidase, translated as MVPLRRPRRLVEGDRVAVVAPAGPVPKDRLDAGCAILRSWGLDVVVMPHVLSVHPSFEYLAGTDAERAADLQEAWCSPDFAAVLCARGGYGVQRVSSLLDWGAMAAAAPKAFVGYSDITALHSAFARLLGVATIHGPMIGAEAFVTSSSTAEGLRSMLFGGAAGTVLTSPSARALVPGVASGVTVGGCLALLAAELGTPTGLPSAAGALVLLEDVGEKAYRLDGFLTHLLRSGWLSGAAGIALGSWYDCEPVEALMLDRLAPLGVPIVTDLGFGHGPSSITVPLGVPATLDAEAGTLTLDADALT; from the coding sequence ATGGTGCCGCTGCGCCGGCCCCGCCGCCTCGTCGAGGGTGACCGCGTCGCCGTCGTCGCACCGGCCGGACCCGTCCCCAAGGACCGCCTGGACGCCGGGTGCGCGATCCTGCGCTCCTGGGGCCTGGACGTCGTCGTCATGCCGCACGTGCTGTCCGTCCACCCCTCGTTCGAGTACCTCGCCGGCACCGACGCCGAGCGCGCCGCGGACCTGCAGGAGGCCTGGTGCTCGCCGGACTTCGCGGCCGTGCTGTGCGCGCGCGGCGGGTACGGGGTGCAGCGGGTGTCGTCGCTGCTGGACTGGGGCGCGATGGCCGCCGCCGCGCCCAAGGCGTTCGTCGGCTACAGCGACATCACGGCGCTGCACTCGGCGTTCGCCCGCCTCCTCGGCGTCGCGACCATCCACGGCCCGATGATCGGGGCCGAGGCGTTCGTCACGTCGTCCTCCACCGCCGAGGGGCTGCGGTCGATGCTGTTCGGCGGCGCGGCCGGGACGGTGCTGACGTCGCCGTCCGCCCGGGCCCTGGTACCCGGCGTCGCCTCCGGCGTCACCGTCGGCGGGTGCCTGGCGCTGCTGGCCGCCGAGCTCGGGACGCCGACCGGGCTGCCGTCGGCCGCCGGGGCGCTGGTGCTGCTGGAGGACGTGGGGGAGAAGGCGTATCGGCTGGACGGGTTCCTCACGCATCTGCTGCGGTCGGGCTGGCTGTCCGGCGCGGCCGGGATCGCCCTCGGATCCTGGTACGACTGCGAGCCGGTGGAGGCGCTGATGCTGGACCGGCTGGCGCCCTTGGGCGTGCCGATCGTGACCGACCTGGGCTTCGGCCACGGCCCGTCGTCGATCACCGTCCCCCTGGGGGTGCCGGCGACGCTGGACGCCGAGGCCGGGACGCTGACGCTGGATGCGGACGCGCTGACGTAG
- a CDS encoding ZIP family metal transporter: protein MSALLWGLLASSSLIIGALIVMARPLPQRVVALIMAFGAGVLISAVAYDLVQDAFEQSNGRVLLAGLAAGAVTFYVGDLLIDRLGGADRKRSTGAQAGGAGAAIAFGTVLDGIPESVVLGTTLAGGGGISVAMLAAVFVSNLPEAMSASVGLLKSGTSRRSVLLLWVGTTVVAGVASWAGWYFVGSAGGGTVALVQAFAAGALLTMLTDTMVPEAYEFGGPSTGLVTVLGFSVAFGLSTLA, encoded by the coding sequence GTGAGCGCGTTGCTCTGGGGCCTGCTGGCCAGCTCGTCGCTGATCATCGGTGCGCTGATCGTCATGGCGCGGCCGCTGCCGCAGCGGGTGGTGGCGCTGATCATGGCGTTCGGCGCCGGCGTCCTCATCAGCGCCGTCGCGTACGACCTCGTCCAGGACGCGTTCGAGCAGAGCAACGGCCGGGTGCTGCTCGCCGGCCTGGCCGCCGGCGCCGTCACGTTCTACGTCGGTGACCTGCTGATCGACCGTCTCGGCGGCGCGGACCGGAAGCGCTCGACCGGGGCGCAGGCCGGTGGCGCCGGCGCGGCGATCGCGTTCGGCACCGTCCTCGACGGCATCCCGGAATCCGTGGTGCTCGGTACGACGCTGGCCGGTGGCGGCGGCATCAGCGTGGCGATGCTGGCCGCGGTGTTCGTGTCGAACCTGCCCGAGGCGATGTCCGCGTCGGTCGGCCTGCTGAAGTCCGGCACGTCGCGGCGGTCCGTCCTGCTGCTGTGGGTGGGGACGACGGTCGTGGCGGGCGTCGCGTCGTGGGCCGGCTGGTACTTCGTCGGCTCGGCGGGCGGCGGCACGGTGGCGCTGGTGCAAGCGTTCGCGGCGGGTGCCCTGCTGACCATGCTGACCGACACGATGGTCCCCGAAGCCTACGAGTTCGGCGGCCCCTCGACGGGGTTGGTGACGGTGCTCGGGTTCAGTGTGGCGTTCGGGCTCAGCACCCTCGCCTGA